From Aedes albopictus strain Foshan chromosome 1, AalbF5, whole genome shotgun sequence, one genomic window encodes:
- the LOC109422807 gene encoding uncharacterized protein LOC109422807: MSLLKYSKTWPSILTKMAVVQLSVDSNGRTYSSIVEPACLTGPTNLVESNPNFRVMMGHPQIVIQTPGETQMPLPDVANVGDGLLSGGSGGNGQCMCGNGSAGLGGIVRLEEERRYRRPYRSESIKIDNWDYIYTEKVPYKGIGSNAASATAEIPCDDHRCITGQAALKASTLRRHYYPEGDWGWVIVLVGMLSIILNHGVQISGPLYLLPAGERFQQSAVNSTGEWQHACLCISDND, encoded by the exons ATGTCTCTGCTGAAGTACAGTAAAACATGGCCGTCGATTCTCACCAAAATGGCAGTCGTTCAGCTGAGCGTTGATTCCAACGGGAGGACCTACAGTTCGATCGTGGAACCGGCCTGCCTGACGGGGCCCACCAATCTGGTGGAGTCGAATCCGAACTTTCGGGTGATGATGGGCCATCCGCAGATTGTGATTCAAACGCCGGGCGAAACGCAGATGCCCCTGCCGGATGTGGCCAATGTGGGCGATGGGCTGCTGTCCGGCGGATCCGGGGGAAACGGTCAGTGCATGTGTGGGAACGGAAGTGCAGGGCTGGGAGGGATTGTGCGTTTGGAAGAAGAAAGGCGCTACCGGAGGCCTTACCGTTCGGAATCGATCAAGATTGATAATTGGGATTATATCTACACGGAGAAGGTGCCGTACAAGGGGATCGGAAGTAATGCAGCTAG TGCCACAGCAGAAATACCGTGCGACGACCACCGATGCATCACGGGCCAAGCCGCCCTGAAGGCGTCCACCCTTCGGAGACACTACTATCCGGAGGGCGACTGGGGCTGGGTAATTGTGTTGGTCGGTATGCTTAGCATAATTCTGAATCATGGAGTGCAAATATCGGGCCCGCTCTACCTCCTGCCAGCTGGGGAACGCTTCCAGCAGAGTGCCGTCAACAGTACAGGTGAGtggcagcatgcatgcttgtgcATATCTGATAATGACTGA